One region of Termitidicoccus mucosus genomic DNA includes:
- a CDS encoding thioredoxin domain-containing protein, which yields MLKSKILRRDTIIGVVLFAGVGVALLSAFESRVSWIATFCGMLGDGCRDTARYRLLGLPVAPWGMIYYALLGLLYLRHRPWLFWGVMAGAGFEGVLVGIMVKNGFFCVFCAVNFLLVAILWLCLFDRRRFWEMAAVILFSYVLGGFLISDARPPKQARPESAESVLARVGDREITVADVERPLTSELHKLRQRIHEMKNAVLETRINDLLLEQEARGKGVDFEALVAEIRGQIAPPATHVVDHYYDAGLYRKWGAWEGSEQEIKARIREYLHNRESDPLLLEHCRRLREKYPVDVFLKPPPLPLTQVRIDGAYTLGPSDALVTVVELSDYLCPACRKGHGVVRQIKEKYQGKIRWVFKDYPLDSHPGARELALAARCAGIQGKFWAYQDRLFSGDKKPTPQEAVAYAEELGLNPVRFRQCMADLGLAKDLEASISDVRDAGIGSTPTFIINGRMQIGTPSFDEFSEMIDQALKEAEGGARKAPASAENPVPENMRNP from the coding sequence ATGCTCAAATCCAAAATCCTCCGGCGCGACACGATCATCGGCGTCGTGCTGTTTGCGGGGGTCGGCGTGGCCTTGTTGTCGGCCTTCGAGTCCAGAGTATCCTGGATCGCGACATTCTGCGGGATGCTGGGCGACGGATGCAGGGACACGGCCCGCTACCGCCTGCTGGGTTTGCCCGTCGCGCCTTGGGGCATGATCTACTACGCGCTCCTGGGGCTGCTCTACCTTCGCCATCGGCCCTGGCTTTTTTGGGGTGTCATGGCGGGGGCCGGTTTCGAGGGCGTGCTGGTCGGGATCATGGTAAAAAACGGATTCTTCTGCGTTTTTTGCGCGGTGAATTTTCTCCTGGTCGCGATCCTGTGGCTCTGCCTGTTCGACCGGAGACGATTCTGGGAGATGGCTGCCGTGATCCTCTTTTCTTATGTCCTCGGCGGTTTCCTGATTTCCGACGCCCGGCCCCCAAAACAGGCCCGTCCGGAGTCCGCCGAGTCCGTCCTGGCCAGAGTGGGAGACCGGGAAATCACCGTGGCCGACGTGGAGCGGCCACTTACCTCGGAGCTCCACAAGCTGCGCCAGAGAATCCACGAAATGAAGAACGCGGTGCTGGAGACCAGAATAAACGACCTGCTCCTCGAACAGGAGGCCCGGGGAAAGGGCGTGGACTTCGAGGCGTTGGTCGCGGAAATCCGCGGGCAGATTGCCCCGCCGGCCACGCATGTCGTCGACCACTACTACGATGCCGGGCTCTACCGCAAGTGGGGCGCCTGGGAGGGCTCCGAGCAGGAGATCAAGGCCAGAATCAGGGAATACCTGCACAACCGGGAGAGCGATCCGCTGCTCCTGGAGCATTGCCGGCGATTGAGGGAAAAGTATCCGGTGGACGTTTTTCTGAAGCCCCCTCCCCTGCCCTTGACCCAAGTGCGCATTGACGGGGCTTACACACTGGGGCCGTCCGATGCCCTGGTCACGGTGGTGGAGCTTTCCGATTACCTTTGCCCAGCCTGCCGCAAGGGACACGGTGTGGTCAGGCAAATCAAGGAGAAGTATCAGGGAAAAATCAGATGGGTGTTCAAGGACTATCCGCTGGACAGTCACCCGGGGGCCAGGGAACTGGCCCTGGCCGCACGATGCGCCGGCATTCAGGGGAAATTCTGGGCGTATCAGGACCGGCTTTTTTCCGGCGATAAGAAGCCGACTCCCCAGGAGGCCGTGGCCTATGCCGAGGAACTGGGGTTGAATCCGGTCCGGTTCCGGCAATGCATGGCCGATCTCGGGCTGGCGAAAGACTTGGAAGCATCCATCTCCGATGTCCGGGATGCGGGTATCGGTTCCACTCCCACGTTCATCATCAACGGGCGGATGCAGATCGGCACCCCCTCGTTTGATGAATTCAGCGAAATGATCGACCAAGCCCTCAAGGAGGCCGAGGGCGGAGCCCGCAAAGCACCGGCGTCCGCGGAGAACCCGGTGCCGGAGAACATGCGCAATCCATGA
- a CDS encoding Rid family hydrolase, whose amino-acid sequence MEYLHKTIEDVDLEISLFSKNGVDEIHLLATPNMPGTFPAQVERIIQAQNKYLRENEMPGDALVFSRYFVSDYANQSEAPDLIRSLSKGGGNRVAVSIVQQPPLTAAKVVAWSYIIHDKNRQAQDSRAISDHDLLVRRGDYHHLWSTRLLSDNGVADSAGQTNNILRAYNRQLEKNGFLFKNDCIRTWLFVKDIDFNYQGVVDARREFFDELGLTADTHFVASTGIEGRHANPGINVMLDAYSVGGLAPGQIRFLEARENLNPTHEYGVTFERGTSVDYGDRRHVFISGTASINNKGEILHRNDVRKQAARAIDNIIALLRDADASMRDVAHLIIYLRDIADTPSVRQYFQENYRDVPKALVLAPVCRPGWLIEIECMAIKPVDNPSYGNF is encoded by the coding sequence ATGGAGTATCTTCACAAGACAATCGAGGACGTGGACCTGGAAATTTCGTTGTTTTCAAAAAACGGCGTGGATGAGATTCACCTGCTTGCCACACCCAACATGCCGGGAACCTTCCCCGCCCAGGTCGAACGGATCATCCAGGCGCAAAACAAATACCTGCGGGAAAACGAAATGCCGGGCGATGCGCTGGTTTTTTCGAGGTATTTTGTCAGCGATTACGCCAACCAGTCGGAAGCGCCGGATTTAATCCGGTCGCTCTCAAAGGGAGGGGGCAACCGGGTCGCCGTATCAATCGTCCAACAACCCCCGCTGACCGCGGCCAAGGTTGTCGCCTGGTCCTATATTATCCACGACAAAAACCGGCAGGCACAGGATTCAAGGGCGATATCGGATCACGATCTGCTGGTGAGAAGAGGCGATTATCATCACCTCTGGAGCACGCGCCTGCTATCGGATAACGGCGTGGCCGATTCCGCGGGCCAGACGAATAACATCCTAAGAGCTTACAACCGCCAATTGGAAAAGAACGGCTTTTTATTCAAAAACGACTGTATCAGGACATGGCTGTTCGTGAAAGACATCGATTTCAATTATCAAGGCGTCGTGGACGCCAGAAGGGAATTCTTTGACGAACTGGGGCTGACCGCCGACACCCATTTCGTCGCGAGCACGGGAATCGAAGGGCGGCACGCCAATCCGGGAATAAATGTCATGCTCGACGCCTACTCGGTGGGAGGACTTGCCCCGGGACAGATCAGGTTTTTGGAGGCGCGCGAAAACCTGAATCCGACCCATGAGTATGGCGTGACGTTTGAAAGGGGGACCAGTGTCGATTACGGGGACAGAAGGCATGTTTTCATATCAGGGACCGCGAGCATCAACAACAAGGGGGAAATCCTCCACCGGAACGACGTAAGGAAGCAGGCGGCCCGCGCCATCGACAATATCATCGCATTGCTGCGCGACGCGGACGCCTCCATGCGGGATGTGGCCCACCTGATCATCTACCTGAGGGACATCGCGGACACCCCGTCCGTGAGGCAGTATTTTCAGGAGAATTATCGGGATGTCCCGAAAGCACTTGTATTGGCGCCCGTGTGCCGTCCCGGCTGGCTGATCGAAATCGAGTGCATGGCCATCAAACCGGTGGATAATCCATCCTATGGCAACTTTTAA
- a CDS encoding di-heme oxidoredictase family protein encodes MTSFRLGSPLRAHVTVSAVPPGIPEEYFAGGRQGTVFNTTSRCLELPSPAVEADPKLARQFAEGEAFFDADFVVDPRAPFGGLGPVYVNNSCRNCHPNYGRSRRVERYNQQFGGGYTAYVHTPDGKLVDGYLFMLQTRATPPYKPLAKGVDIKWRKFVDEYGNTYPDGTPYNQGTPYEGTLIYPEADIIDPLLPLPDDYKVSIEGTIGLFGTGLLDAIPDQDIIAEYERQQVTPGPVKGRPGEWVTEEFDGKKHLGKFTWHNTRATLRNGPGANGIWNVPNITREDRPNLFASRQWIEKQAELGLDTSALTGRQPTEMTREDMEKLTVWFTGLAVPAARNLGDPMVQRGKKLFHEADCASCHKPSWVTGKSDVIPGYAKQKIWPYTDMLMHDMGKADCRSCHKPARVAGKSYTVPSREEIQPVTESLLRDRRERNHGIRTMNHGFRDTFRTPPLWARGLMKNVADHTDMWHDMRARNFEEAILWHHGEALGPREAFRNMPKEDRAALIEFLKSL; translated from the coding sequence ATGACTTCATTCCGCCTGGGTTCTCCGCTCCGCGCCCATGTCACCGTGTCCGCCGTCCCGCCGGGAATCCCGGAGGAATACTTTGCGGGCGGCCGTCAAGGCACGGTATTCAATACGACCTCCCGATGCCTGGAGTTGCCCTCGCCCGCCGTCGAGGCCGATCCCAAGCTGGCAAGACAATTTGCCGAAGGAGAGGCCTTCTTCGACGCGGATTTTGTCGTCGATCCCCGGGCGCCCTTCGGCGGGCTGGGACCGGTTTATGTAAACAACTCCTGCCGGAACTGCCATCCCAACTACGGGCGTTCCCGGCGCGTGGAGCGGTATAACCAGCAGTTTGGCGGCGGATATACAGCTTATGTCCATACGCCCGATGGAAAGCTTGTGGACGGCTATCTGTTCATGCTCCAGACCCGGGCCACGCCGCCCTATAAACCGCTGGCCAAGGGGGTGGATATCAAATGGCGCAAATTTGTCGATGAATACGGCAACACCTATCCTGACGGCACACCCTACAACCAAGGGACGCCCTACGAGGGAACCCTAATTTATCCCGAGGCCGACATCATCGATCCTCTGCTGCCCCTGCCCGATGATTACAAGGTCAGTATCGAGGGCACCATCGGGCTTTTCGGGACTGGCCTGCTCGATGCGATTCCCGATCAGGATATCATCGCGGAATACGAGCGGCAGCAGGTGACCCCGGGACCGGTCAAAGGGCGGCCCGGCGAGTGGGTCACCGAGGAATTCGACGGCAAAAAGCATCTCGGCAAGTTCACGTGGCACAATACCCGGGCCACGTTAAGGAACGGTCCCGGCGCCAACGGCATCTGGAACGTCCCGAATATCACGCGCGAGGATCGGCCGAATTTGTTCGCCTCCCGTCAATGGATCGAAAAGCAGGCCGAACTCGGCCTTGACACCAGTGCGCTTACCGGGCGGCAGCCGACGGAAATGACCCGGGAGGACATGGAAAAACTGACGGTCTGGTTTACCGGCCTGGCCGTGCCTGCCGCGCGCAACCTGGGCGACCCGATGGTCCAGCGCGGGAAGAAGCTGTTTCATGAGGCGGACTGCGCGTCCTGCCACAAACCCTCATGGGTGACCGGCAAGTCCGACGTCATCCCCGGCTATGCCAAACAGAAGATATGGCCCTACACGGACATGCTGATGCACGACATGGGCAAGGCGGATTGCCGGTCCTGCCACAAACCCGCGCGGGTCGCCGGCAAGTCCTACACCGTTCCCAGCCGCGAAGAAATACAGCCCGTCACGGAAAGTCTGCTGCGCGACCGGCGGGAGAGAAACCACGGGATCAGGACGATGAACCACGGATTCCGGGACACGTTTCGCACCCCGCCCCTCTGGGCCCGGGGCCTCATGAAAAACGTCGCCGACCACACCGACATGTGGCATGACATGCGCGCCCGCAACTTCGAGGAGGCGATTCTCTGGCACCACGGAGAAGCCCTCGGGCCCCGCGAGGCGTTTCGCAACATGCCCAAGGAGGACCGCGCCGCCCTGATCGAATTCCTGAAATCACTGTAA